One window of Streptomyces sp. MMBL 11-1 genomic DNA carries:
- a CDS encoding helix-turn-helix domain-containing protein, giving the protein MTQKRATPTLKRRRVGGQLRRWIGTAKAGDIAKQMQWDGTRLSRILTGTYRISAADIRKLADIVGVDDPEAVEEVARAAEEPLSSAWWKPYAGSIGQNYLDFIELESDARELQIHHPAILPGLLQSPGYVREMITRAPTAVSAEHAEMLVAIRQARQIVLNKVDRLHALVPESALHATFESGPALMRDQILRLLDLSAMPNIELQLIPLTAHPTYGSNGAITIMSFKHPWAKVASTDSPMGGNHTEDAQQVGFLEKDFAAIADISRPVDKSRDVLHQYLEGLQQ; this is encoded by the coding sequence ATGACGCAGAAACGTGCGACACCGACGCTTAAACGGCGCAGAGTTGGCGGTCAGCTGCGTCGGTGGATCGGAACAGCCAAGGCCGGTGACATCGCCAAGCAGATGCAGTGGGACGGAACCCGCTTGAGCCGCATCTTGACCGGCACGTACAGGATCTCGGCCGCCGACATCCGCAAGCTCGCCGACATCGTCGGCGTCGACGACCCCGAGGCGGTCGAAGAAGTAGCCCGGGCAGCAGAGGAGCCGCTGAGCTCTGCCTGGTGGAAGCCGTATGCGGGGAGCATCGGCCAGAACTACCTGGACTTCATCGAGCTGGAATCCGACGCCCGCGAACTGCAGATCCACCACCCGGCGATCCTGCCAGGCCTGCTGCAGTCGCCCGGCTACGTCCGGGAGATGATCACCCGCGCGCCCACCGCTGTATCGGCCGAGCACGCGGAGATGCTTGTCGCGATCCGCCAGGCCCGGCAGATCGTCCTCAACAAGGTGGACCGACTCCACGCCCTCGTGCCGGAATCGGCCCTCCACGCCACCTTCGAGTCCGGTCCCGCCCTCATGCGCGACCAGATCCTCAGGCTGCTCGACCTCTCGGCGATGCCGAACATCGAACTCCAGCTCATCCCCCTCACCGCGCACCCCACCTACGGGTCCAACGGCGCCATCACCATCATGTCCTTCAAGCACCCGTGGGCGAAGGTCGCCAGCACCGACAGCCCCATGGGCGGGAACCACACCGAAGACGCGCAGCAGGTGGGGTTCCTGGAGAAGGACTTCGCCGCCATCGCCGACATCTCTCGTCCCGTCGACAAATCGCGGGATGTTCTCCATCAGTACCTGGAAGGACTGCAACAGTGA
- a CDS encoding 3'-5' exonuclease, which produces MAALTSDAPFVAMTFVVIDFEGLTPAGRPAEPIEVAALALRTREGRLVEVGRYEALMRPPADVPVTARDVQLKGITQRMLDSAASAAEVMARLDARLTAPPYRLVAHHASTEAGIIARQAAHCPVLASTPLLDTLRLARVVLPGLRSYGLDSLLRYFGIPTPAGRHRAMPDVEVTSEVLSRLLADGVAAARWSTLLELDIAGGLQPVRPPTAPGAEQDALF; this is translated from the coding sequence GTGGCCGCGCTAACGAGCGATGCTCCCTTCGTCGCGATGACATTCGTGGTGATCGACTTCGAGGGCCTCACCCCCGCCGGGCGTCCCGCCGAGCCGATCGAGGTCGCAGCCCTCGCGCTGCGCACACGGGAGGGCCGATTGGTGGAAGTCGGCCGGTACGAGGCGTTGATGCGGCCACCTGCCGACGTGCCCGTGACCGCGCGGGACGTGCAGCTCAAGGGCATTACCCAGCGGATGCTCGACTCGGCGGCTTCCGCTGCCGAGGTGATGGCGCGGCTCGACGCGCGGCTGACGGCTCCGCCGTACCGCCTAGTCGCCCACCACGCCTCTACAGAAGCCGGAATCATCGCCCGCCAGGCCGCCCACTGTCCCGTACTCGCTTCGACTCCGCTCCTGGACACCTTGCGTCTGGCTAGGGTTGTCCTGCCCGGACTCCGCTCCTACGGGCTGGACAGTCTGCTGCGCTACTTCGGCATTCCTACGCCTGCCGGCCGGCATCGGGCAATGCCGGATGTAGAGGTGACCTCCGAGGTGCTGAGCCGACTGCTGGCCGACGGTGTCGCCGCGGCACGATGGAGCACTCTCCTCGAACTCGATATCGCCGGCGGCCTGCAGCCCGTACGGCCGCCCACGGCACCCGGAGCCGAACAGGATGCCTTGTTCTGA
- a CDS encoding NUDIX domain-containing protein codes for MKQRVRAILITSAGATLFMKRVRPGAAPYWVVVGGGVEDRDASPEDALLREIREEIAGDADLVRPFHELQNPAGEKEVFYLARIERWNFADRTGPEFQRDDRGEYFLEEVPLTTEAIAKLNLMPPEISSVLRDAITRGELAEL; via the coding sequence GTGAAACAGCGCGTACGCGCCATCCTCATCACCTCCGCCGGCGCGACGCTGTTCATGAAGCGCGTCAGGCCCGGTGCCGCCCCCTACTGGGTCGTCGTCGGCGGCGGGGTCGAGGACAGGGACGCCAGCCCCGAGGACGCCCTCCTGCGCGAGATCCGGGAAGAGATCGCAGGCGACGCCGACCTTGTACGGCCTTTCCACGAACTGCAGAACCCGGCGGGGGAGAAGGAGGTCTTCTACCTGGCGCGGATCGAGAGGTGGAACTTCGCCGACCGCACCGGTCCCGAGTTCCAAAGGGACGACCGCGGCGAATACTTCCTCGAAGAAGTGCCCCTGACCACGGAAGCCATCGCGAAGCTCAACCTCATGCCCCCCGAGATCTCCTCCGTACTGCGGGACGCCATCACGCGCGGTGAGCTGGCCGAGCTGTAA
- a CDS encoding DEAD/DEAH box helicase encodes MTERPSANVVSSQMAAHAGPPAPSASRPLWPHQRDAVNDAVGELKVADRATVVMACGTGKTRVAAETALRLAGARSGGFLYTAPNLELLSQTLAEWRTTFGHEPWGRIIAVCSDKDLDGKQAAELHAGRAAVTTQPAELAALAPKTGRFTILSTYHSLGVVGAAQRHHEMPMIDLLAIADEAHRTAGAVHKPWTAFHDDTRIRAARRLNLTATPRIVAGGDQVISMSDERVYGRTCHTLPFGRAIELGLLANYRVVVPVIATDQLREAARVLRGRSDFFRIGKTAMSPDALATQIAVLRAARTYGVQRMITFHNRVTHARWFATTLPLTADLLPPGERPEHVKAGHVHGGQTLAERRAVLKGLRSDGDEFCVVCNARVLGEGIDLEVDGIAFIDPRKSVIDTAQAVGRALRLGRRGAAKTATILIPVHLREGQDPETALESSQFGPVWEVVRALASHDEVLAGNLKDLRRRIGIYGNLRDPARRSELPEWLDVTGVPVPAGFAEAITVHLVRSSTTPWEEFLGACSAFYAEHNHLDVPPQYTTPGGLPLHEKLHHQRQRYRRGVLDPRRKEELEKFGIVWEVLDSKRQRFRDELIRFRREHGHLRIPKGFRTGGDNPMNLGSAVGTVRARYAAGKLSTEEIDFYESLGMIWRVTEADRAQFLEDLRQYKDQHGHLDIPVKCVLPGAPPRKLGQQVSILRSQFVRGELPPEMMTALKEIGFIENVYEFRYQRYLDALILFKEENGHVRLPPGYRTPPPGDLALYEWLQNRKSDYTKGKLPPERIRDLVDLGCEWHKGGMA; translated from the coding sequence GTGACGGAGCGTCCGTCCGCCAACGTCGTGAGCAGCCAAATGGCGGCTCACGCCGGGCCCCCTGCCCCGTCCGCATCGCGGCCGCTGTGGCCCCACCAGCGCGACGCCGTCAACGACGCCGTCGGCGAACTGAAGGTCGCCGACCGGGCGACCGTGGTGATGGCCTGCGGCACGGGCAAGACCCGTGTTGCTGCTGAGACTGCCCTGCGCCTGGCGGGTGCGCGTAGTGGTGGCTTCCTCTACACAGCCCCGAACCTCGAGCTGCTCTCGCAGACGCTGGCCGAGTGGCGCACCACCTTCGGCCACGAGCCGTGGGGCCGGATCATCGCCGTCTGCTCGGACAAGGACCTCGACGGGAAGCAGGCTGCTGAACTTCACGCCGGGCGAGCGGCGGTTACCACCCAGCCCGCCGAGCTCGCCGCCCTGGCACCGAAGACCGGGCGCTTCACCATCCTCAGCACCTACCACAGCCTCGGCGTCGTCGGTGCTGCGCAGCGTCACCACGAGATGCCCATGATCGACCTGCTGGCAATCGCCGACGAAGCCCACCGTACGGCGGGCGCGGTGCACAAGCCCTGGACGGCCTTCCACGACGACACCCGCATCCGCGCAGCCCGGCGTCTCAACCTCACCGCGACCCCCCGCATCGTGGCCGGCGGTGACCAGGTGATCAGCATGTCCGACGAGCGGGTCTACGGCCGGACCTGCCACACACTGCCTTTCGGGAGGGCCATCGAGCTCGGGCTGCTCGCCAACTACCGGGTCGTGGTGCCCGTCATCGCCACGGATCAGCTGCGCGAGGCGGCCCGTGTCCTGCGAGGACGCAGCGACTTCTTCCGCATCGGCAAGACCGCCATGTCCCCCGACGCCCTGGCCACGCAGATCGCGGTCCTGCGGGCCGCCCGCACCTACGGCGTCCAGCGCATGATCACCTTCCACAACCGAGTGACCCACGCACGCTGGTTCGCCACCACCCTGCCTCTGACGGCAGATCTGCTGCCTCCCGGTGAGAGGCCCGAGCATGTGAAGGCCGGACACGTCCACGGCGGACAGACGCTGGCCGAGCGCCGGGCCGTCCTGAAGGGCCTGCGCTCGGATGGAGACGAGTTCTGCGTCGTGTGCAACGCCCGCGTCCTGGGCGAGGGCATCGACCTGGAGGTGGACGGCATCGCATTCATCGATCCCCGGAAGTCGGTGATCGACACAGCTCAGGCCGTCGGGCGTGCGCTGCGGCTCGGACGCCGGGGAGCGGCGAAAACCGCCACCATCCTTATCCCGGTTCACCTGCGGGAGGGACAGGATCCCGAAACCGCTCTGGAGTCCTCGCAGTTCGGACCGGTCTGGGAAGTCGTGCGCGCTCTCGCCTCGCACGACGAAGTGCTCGCCGGCAATCTCAAGGACCTGCGCCGCCGCATCGGCATCTACGGCAACCTGCGCGACCCTGCCCGGCGCTCCGAATTGCCGGAGTGGCTCGACGTTACCGGCGTGCCCGTGCCCGCAGGGTTCGCCGAAGCCATCACCGTGCACTTGGTCCGTTCCAGTACAACTCCCTGGGAGGAGTTTCTCGGCGCTTGCTCAGCCTTCTACGCGGAGCACAACCATCTGGACGTTCCCCCTCAGTACACAACTCCCGGCGGTCTCCCTTTGCACGAGAAGCTTCATCACCAGCGTCAGAGATACCGCAGAGGAGTTCTCGACCCGCGACGCAAAGAGGAACTGGAAAAATTCGGAATAGTTTGGGAGGTCCTCGACAGTAAGCGCCAGCGCTTCCGTGACGAGCTCATCAGATTCCGCCGGGAACACGGGCACCTGCGCATCCCGAAGGGTTTCCGCACCGGCGGTGATAATCCCATGAATCTCGGGAGCGCCGTGGGGACCGTCCGAGCCCGGTATGCAGCCGGGAAACTCTCCACCGAAGAGATCGATTTCTATGAATCTCTTGGAATGATCTGGCGGGTCACCGAGGCCGATCGAGCGCAGTTTCTCGAGGACCTGCGCCAGTACAAGGACCAGCACGGCCATCTCGACATCCCGGTGAAGTGCGTTCTCCCCGGTGCCCCGCCACGCAAGCTCGGCCAGCAGGTATCAATCCTGCGATCGCAGTTCGTGCGCGGTGAGCTGCCTCCGGAAATGATGACCGCATTGAAAGAAATCGGATTCATCGAGAACGTCTACGAATTCCGATACCAGAGGTATCTTGACGCCTTAATCCTATTCAAGGAGGAGAACGGGCACGTAAGGCTTCCCCCCGGATACCGTACACCCCCGCCGGGCGATCTAGCCCTCTATGAATGGTTGCAGAACAGAAAGAGCGATTACACGAAGGGCAAACTTCCACCGGAGCGCATACGCGATCTCGTCGACCTGGGCTGCGAGTGGCACAAAGGAGGCATGGCGTGA
- a CDS encoding DUF397 domain-containing protein produces MTTNNLTPPELRGAVWRKSSYSGGNEGQCVEVADLTTAPSAGQRGVRDSKNPGGPALLVPEAAFTAFTTGLKAGAFGI; encoded by the coding sequence GTGACCACCAACAACCTGACACCCCCGGAACTCCGAGGCGCCGTATGGAGGAAGTCCTCATACAGCGGGGGCAACGAAGGCCAGTGCGTAGAGGTCGCTGATCTCACCACCGCCCCGTCGGCCGGCCAGCGAGGCGTCAGGGACTCCAAGAACCCCGGGGGCCCGGCGCTGCTCGTTCCCGAAGCGGCGTTCACGGCCTTCACGACCGGTCTCAAGGCGGGTGCGTTCGGCATCTGA
- a CDS encoding SDR family oxidoreductase: protein MRPRRGQPDDVAAAIVFLAGPSASFTIGQSLHIDGGWLLH from the coding sequence GTGCGTCCCCGCCGGGGCCAGCCCGACGACGTCGCCGCCGCCATCGTCTTCCTGGCGGGACCATCCGCCTCGTTCACCATCGGCCAGTCCCTGCACATCGACGGCGGTTGGCTCCTGCACTGA
- a CDS encoding GNAT family N-acetyltransferase — MDPAAQKVKGIGFIDPLRDGLCEQLADLAQQCITGFSDDRPVSASLVRSRLTNALTGAPPVLAVARDDRGVTGWCAVRRPEPGEGLARLWGPVVAPGARRAGLGARLLDAVAGAAPWPLVTTDVPADRPGAAAFFARSGWTELDTVTVLHGTPARGGFEAATADTLPELGAYVTDAARRYAGHEEAFAKATLRRWQDDARFRPGNLLLDTSTGSLLLALAQHTAVSSELLLAEVWAADADVRRRLITAAHTMAADQQLDTVRAVTRQEPADFVACGMHITGRCSTFVLPGGR, encoded by the coding sequence ATGGATCCAGCTGCGCAAAAGGTCAAGGGCATCGGCTTCATCGACCCTCTGCGGGACGGGCTGTGCGAGCAACTGGCAGACCTCGCCCAGCAGTGCATCACCGGTTTCAGCGACGACCGCCCGGTCAGTGCCTCGTTGGTCCGCTCCCGGCTGACGAACGCACTCACCGGCGCGCCCCCTGTGCTCGCGGTCGCCCGCGATGACCGGGGAGTCACCGGCTGGTGTGCCGTGCGCCGCCCGGAACCCGGGGAAGGGCTGGCGCGTCTGTGGGGCCCGGTCGTCGCCCCGGGGGCCCGCCGGGCCGGACTGGGGGCGCGGCTCCTGGACGCCGTGGCCGGCGCAGCCCCCTGGCCGCTGGTGACCACGGATGTGCCGGCCGACCGGCCTGGTGCCGCCGCATTCTTCGCCCGGTCCGGGTGGACGGAGCTGGATACCGTCACCGTGCTGCACGGCACACCGGCCAGGGGCGGCTTCGAAGCCGCTACCGCCGACACGTTGCCGGAGCTGGGGGCGTACGTCACGGACGCCGCCCGGCGGTACGCCGGGCATGAGGAGGCCTTCGCCAAGGCCACCTTGCGGCGATGGCAGGACGATGCCCGGTTCCGGCCGGGGAATCTGCTTCTCGACACCTCGACCGGGTCTCTGCTGCTGGCACTGGCCCAGCACACCGCGGTGAGCAGCGAGCTGTTGCTGGCCGAGGTCTGGGCCGCTGACGCAGATGTCCGCCGGCGGCTGATCACGGCGGCGCACACGATGGCCGCCGACCAGCAGTTGGACACCGTCCGCGCCGTGACCCGGCAGGAGCCGGCCGACTTCGTCGCCTGCGGCATGCACATCACCGGCCGCTGCAGCACCTTTGTCCTTCCCGGCGGGCGCTGA